Sequence from the Phragmites australis chromosome 11, lpPhrAust1.1, whole genome shotgun sequence genome:
TGAGGCATTGCAAGCTTTTGCCTTTTGGGTGTTGTGGCACTAGATTCAGCTGCACCTGTTTTTCGCCCTGGCTGCATCTTCTTGGACTGATTCTTCCTGCAAATACAAGTAGTTATATTCTGTGCTACTAGGAAATGATGACACAAATGCATATACTTGATTTACCTTTTTTTTGTTCCATTATAAGGACATTTTGGGGATGTCTTTCTATGCCCCATCCCTCCACATCTTGTGCACTTGACCTGCCATGCACCCTTCCCCCTGGATTTGCCTTTCTCCAAGCATCCTAAAATCCTTTGCTTCCTTTGTCTTCCTGCAGATCTCTTTGACAGAGGAGGCAACACCTTGAACCCAAGATCTACTATAGGCCATTGAGACTTATCTGTCATGGGCTGAATTACTCCTGCATATGCTATTTTAAAAGTCCTCACTGAATAACATGGATGCAGATAGTCTTCCATCTTAAGGTTTCTACTAGTAGTTATTAATGCCAAGGCATGTTGGCATGGCTTCCCAGAAAGTTGCCATTCTCTACATGTGCACTCATGACTATCTAGATGCACAACATGCCTAAGTAGTTCTTGCTCCACAGTCCTCTCAGTGACCTCTGCTGTATTCTTTGCACCCTTAGTAACCCTCAAGTGCCCCAAACCTCTAGTCATTGCATTCAGTTCTGTAACTAGTGCTGGAAGAATAACACCTTGTAGTCTCTCACCTatccttctcctcttctcaAACAGCTGCATTATCATGGACCTTAATGTGTCAGCAAGCTCACACACTGGAAGGTCCTTGATGTCCTTCACCCACTTGTTAAATGATTCAGCCAGGTTATTGGTAATGTAATCACATTTGATCTCCTCTGAGAATCTGCATCTCATCCAAAGAAGATTGTGCCACTTATCTAGGTAGTTAGCAACAGTTGGATCTGCTTCAAGTATGATGCCCATATAGTGCTCAAACCTATCAGCCTTGTAAGCTCTGGCTGCAGGGTACATGTTACCATAAACTGGCCCTTGGAACTTCTTAATAAAGTTCTGCATCAAATGTCTGAAACACTCTCTATGCTCTGCCCAAGGATACACCTTCTTCACAGCACTCTCAAGCCCCTTACAAGCATCTGAGCTGATGGCTAAATCAGGTGGATTTCCAATAGCCTTCTGCAGTTGATGCATGAACCAAGACCAGTTATCAGTGGTCTCTGCATCAAAGAATCCAAAAGCAACTGGAAACATCCAGTTGTGTCCATCAAGGGCAATAGCTGAAGCCAGATGGCCATTCCATCTCCCATTCAGGGCAGTTGAATCTACACTCAAATATGGCCTACAACCATTTAGGAAACCATCAATACATGGTTTAAAGCAGCAAAAGAATTTGTCAAAATAAATCTCATCTCCAACCTCCTTTACAGCTACCTCTACAACACTCCCAGGGCTCCTCAGCTCGACCTCTGCCTTGAACCTATACAACATCTCAAAACTGTCTTCCCATGAGCCAAAAATCTGGTCTGCAGCCTTCGGTCTACCAGCCCATACAGTATGATATGACAATATCACAGTGTACTTCTCCTCCAACTTCTCCTTCAGACCCTTTGCACCAATATTTGGGTTCTTCCTCAGAATAGGTGCTACTTTCTCTGCAATCCAAGCCTTAGAAGCCATCTTGGTCTGAATTCGACCAGTTGATGCACAAGTATGTTCAAATCTGTTCACTGAAACCTGCAAGATACAATAGTGACATATTATTACATTACAATCCACAAAACCAATAATTGGGCAAAGTTAGTAGTCAGTACCCTCACTGTCTTCTTATCATGTGTCAGCCTAGCCACAATCGCCCATGGACAACCCTCAGATTTGCAGTAACCCCTGTACCTATCAGTATCTGATTTCTCTATTCTCACCTCAAACTCACCTTTGATAGCATGCTGCCTCACAGCCAATCTAAATTCTTCCATACTAGGGTATGTGCTTCCTACAGTCATTGGTGGATCTTCCCTGTCATAACGTACTATTGGCTCACTAGGAATCAAGTCATCAACTGCTATTGCAGCCCCTTCAATGTCATCACAAGGAATAGGAGGTGCTGCTGTAGGTGGAGGAGCATTTTCAGCAGCACGCCTAGCATTCTCATCTCTCTCATCCTCAGCTCTTAGACCAAGCAAGACATACACTTCATCTTCCCCAATCACCGGCACTGCACTACCAATGTCATCTACTGGAATTGGAGCAATTTCCAGTTTGTCCCACTCAATCAAAAGAGGTGCTTCAACATCCACTCCAACATTACATGCACTACCTGGTTGGCTACTCTCTGCTACTGCTATTGTTGCAGATGATGACATATCAGTGACTTTCTGTGTGACAACATTATCCCTAACCACTTCAATCGCATCACTCTCCATTGTAACAAGTGACCTACTGAGTTGCCACTCAACTTTGTCCTCCACGGTAACATACAAAGGGAGCCTTCTTTCCTCGAACCTATCACTTATTGCAATCATCAGATCCATGTTGTTTTTCAGCCTCATTTCTTCAGCTTTGCCCTTCTGAATGGTTGACACCACTATGTCTTGCTTACTACCCCAGTTCACCCTTTCTGCCAGGTCTCTACGCAACATTCCCCAAGTGTATTTGTAGTAGTCCACAACCCATTCATCATCCATGGCTGGCATAATCACTTCTGTGCGGTCCTCGAGCTTACAAGTGAACTCAGCTATGCGAACGAAGAGTCTAAACGCAGCATCTGGGTCAATCCTACCGGCCCGAAAGAGAGAAAACGAGAACAAATCGGAAGTTAGCATTCGGTCTAAACGTTCTTCGTGCTCCCTCACCCGTTTTCGCCAAAAACGAACCCATTTCCCCCAAAACGAGCTACTGCAATAGCCAAATGAAGGGGGCAAGGTGCCGAGCTCTTACCCCGACGGGATGTCTGCGGGATCCATGGATCCCGAAGCCGACGTCGCCCCTCAGTCTTCACCGGATCCGGAGAAGCcgcgccgccaccaccctccGTCGCCAACTCCAGAAAACCTAGCCCAGGGCTGCGTCGTGCTCCAGCAGCTCTGAACTGGGGGCAAATACCTTGAAGAGAGGGGCAATATTGGCAAGTCAAGTCCCCTGGAAGgcaaaatgaattaaaaaaaaaagaaaatggcaaAGAAATAATCAATTCGCCGTTGTCTGGGTGTTGATGAATTGCATATCGAATTAGTGGTAGTTTGAGAGGGGCATGCCAATTGGGTGGCAAATAAGCAAATATCCCATGTAACTTTGATTGGAAACTGAAGTTGTTCTCTAGCGTAATGTATGCTTCATTTTCTAGTCCACCCCAGGAAGTTATGCTACCATTAATTGCATTGCAACATTTATGTATTTTAGGACattcctttatttattttgatgCAGGTATTCCTGCTATTGTTGCAAGGAGTATGATGATGAAATCAAATGCTGACTCCATATATCTCCCTCTTGTTGCTAGAACCATTGGCTCTCCAAACTCTTCAATAAGCGCTACAAGTTCTGAGGGGGCTGATTTTCTGATTGTCCATACCTGCagtgatgatttttttagtgCTATGTATGGTGGTGTAGATCAAGATGTGAAGGTTCCGATTTTCTTCACTTTAAACAACTTGCAAAGTGGAGTGACTTATTCTGACATCACATCCAGGTTGCTCCAATCTGGTGCATCTGGAATTGTTATGTCCTTGGCTGGTATGCAACTCCTCACGGATGATCTTATACAAAGGGGTTTTTCAAAAGTGGATGCGACTGAGGAAGTCCCACAAGCCACTTACTCTTCTGCTAGTACGTTGGAAGAAGAGAATAATGTAATGGTCCTAACTCATGAGAAGACGAAAGTTGCTGGATTTACAAAACTGGATGAAAAAGTGATGCAGCTGATAGAGACGGAAAAGCCTATTCTATGTGAAGCTGTTGCCGTTATCCGCAAGGCAGCACCAATGTTGATCACCTAATGTTACACATTTGGTAGTTGAATATGCCTTGGAATGAATTCAGTTATACTTCACATCGTCATCTCTAGAGCATATGTTTGACTTGAATATAATTGCTGATATGTGGTCACagatggaggaggttgagcTTCTGGTTGATGCTGCTTCTCGCCTGAGTGATCCATTTTTGTTGGTTATTGTGGTAATTTTGGGTTTACATCAAGTATTGATTCTGGGATCATCCAGTACCTACCTCACATATAGATAATCTGCCTATATACTGCCAAGACAAATGATATATTAGACATGATTCTTATGTTGTTTACATAAATCATGAAATGGCTAATGAAACGGCTCTTTCTGGTGCTATAGGACAGCCATATCAAAATATCACGCATCTCCTTCGAAAGCAATCAATAATCTTTATCTTTTTTCCCAACTAAGGAATACCAATATTTTATGAATGTTGATTTGCGCTtgtctttttttatatatgtgaACCTACAATCC
This genomic interval carries:
- the LOC133885450 gene encoding uncharacterized protein LOC133885450, yielding MASKAWIAEKVAPILRKNPNIGAKGLKEKLEEKYTVILSYHTVWAGRPKAADQIFGSWEDSFEMLYRFKAEVELRSPGSVVEVAVKEVGDEIYFDKFFCCFKPCIDGFLNGCRPYLSVDSTALNGRWNGHLASAIALDGHNWMFPVAFGFFDAETTDNWSWFMHQLQKAIGNPPDLAISSDACKGLESAVKKVYPWAEHRECFRHLMQNFIKKFQGPVYGNMYPAARAYKADRFEHYMGIILEADPTVANYLDKWHNLLWMRCRFSEEIKCDYITNNLAESFNKWVKDIKDLPVCELADTLRSMIMQLFEKRRRIGERLQGVILPALVTELNAMTRGLGHLRVTKGAKNTAEVTERTVEQELLRHVVHLDSHECTCREWQLSGKPCQHALALITTSRNLKMEDYLHPCYSVRTFKIAYAGVIQPMTDKSQWPIVDLGFKVLPPLSKRSAGRQRKQRILGCLEKGKSRGKGAWQVKCTRCGGMGHRKTSPKCPYNGTKKRKNQSKKMQPGRKTGAAESSATTPKRQKLAMPQATSSSPGPVTRRQLALSLSGEGPIQLLATPSRVTKSPAKTTAKKKLTPRKGKK